In Rhipicephalus microplus isolate Deutch F79 chromosome 9, USDA_Rmic, whole genome shotgun sequence, one genomic interval encodes:
- the LOC119165590 gene encoding uncharacterized protein LOC119165590, with translation MTTMNAYPILALLILGHLSQIQAATLNKPPKNGNALRRQLVEKIFDSLADECEDRGEALKALKRSLSAVIDETDEQSITAVAILIAAGIAGGLIGGAAGGAATSAVGKAIGK, from the exons ATGACTACCATGAACGCCTATCCAATATTGGCCCTCCTAATCCTGGGACATCTGAGTC AAATTCAAGCTGCTACTTTGAACAAGCCGCCAAAAAATGGAAACGCCCTGAGGAGACAGCTGGTGGAAAAGATTTTCGATTCACTTGCGGACGAATGTGAAGACCGTGGCGAAGCTCTGAAGGCGCTGAAAAGATCGCTTAGTGCAGTCATCGACGAAACGGACGAACAGTCTATCACTGCCGTGGCTATTCTCATTGCTGCTGGAATCGCCGGTGGCCTTATAGGTGGAGCCGCAGGTGGTGCTGCTACATCTGCCGTGGGAAAAGCTATCGGCAAATAG
- the LOC119164832 gene encoding acid sphingomyelinase-like phosphodiesterase 3b isoform X2, producing MRFLNQRIRPYVHDQPAIEEVPEGNTTGYFWHFTDLHLDRDYSTQGSQKLSCHRINKGPTGLRTVGPYGDFLCNTPKLLATSAFAAMERIKPDVDFILWTGDNMPHVKGITWSALYSQTDWVRAVLSRQALRHRALLVPALGNHDWVPANALDSEDAAHYRGFLNEAGFRRLLPVDGRSTFERGGYYSRSLSKNIRLVCINSALWYSVNKGQRPGPNDPQMAWLKEELHDAQRLGQKVYISGHIGPGYFVRSIAGKAARPVLFDDINDEYQDLIAEYRDVVAGQFFGHQHSNSFALLSDRNGTPVSSVQLAGSVTPWGSSHPIYRAESVPTNPCVRLYTYRRTTGELLDYTVYYLDLEKANADALNQGRFLFFLGKWRQLYLRCLASSRKSLSGSCCTLRGMTWAYLT from the exons ATGCGTTTTTTGAATCAACGAATCAGGCCATACGTACATGACCAGCCCGCAATCGAAGAAGTTCCAGAAGGCAACACGACGG GCTACTTCTGGCACTTCACTGACCTTCATCTAGACAGGGACTACTCGACGCAGGGCTCTCAGAAGCTCTCGTGTCACCGCATCAATAAGGGTCCAACTGGCTTGAGGACCGTCGGTCCTTACGGAGACTTCCTATGCAACACGCCCAAACTACTGGCCACGTCCGCCTTCGCTGCCATGGAACGGATTAAGCCGGACGTAGATTTCATACTCTGGACAGG GGACAACATGCCCCACGTGAAGGGAATCACGTGGTCGGCCCTGTACAGCCAGACAGACTGGGTTCGAGCTGTGCTATCACGTCAAGCATTGCGACATCGCGCCCTGCTCGTGCCCGCCCTGGGAAACCACGACTGGGTTCCAGCGAACGCCTTGGATTCCGAAGACGCAGCGCACTACCGAGGCTTCCTCAACGAAGCCGGGTTCAGACGACTGCTTCCTGTAGATGGGCGAAGCACCTTCGAGCGCG GTGGCTACTACAGCCGGTCGCTGTCGAAGAATATTCGGCTGGTGTGCATCAACTCTGCTCTCTGGTACAGCGTCAACAAGGGCCAGCGTCCTGGACCCAATGATCCCCAGATGGCTTGGCTGAAGGAAGAACTGCACGACGCGCAGCGTCTAGGACAGAAG GTGTACATATCGGGACACATTGGCCCTGGCTACTTTGTCCGCTCTATCGCTGGCAAAGCCGCTCGCCCGGTGTTATTCGACGACATCAACGACGAGTACCAGGACCTGATCGCCGAGTACAGGGACGTCGTAGCCGGGCAGTTCTTCGGCCACCAACACAGCAACAGCTTCGCCCTTTTGTCCGATAGGAACG GCACACCGGTGAGCTCTGTCCAACTGGCTGGATCTGTCACGCCGTGGGGCAGCAGCCATCCGATCTACCGTGCCGAGTCGGTGCCTACCAATCCGTGCGTGCGACTCTACACATACCGACGCACCACCGGAGAGCTCCTCGACTACACTGTCTATTATCTAGACTTGGAAAAGGCCAATGCAGACGCCCTAAACCAG ggccgttttcttttttttctcgggaAATGGCGGCAACTCTATCTACGCTGCCTGGCGTCGTCCAGGAAGAGCCTCAGTGGGAGCTGCTGTACTCTGCGAGGAATGACCTGGGCGTACCTGACCTGA
- the LOC119164832 gene encoding acid sphingomyelinase-like phosphodiesterase 3b isoform X1 → MRFLNQRIRPYVHDQPAIEEVPEGNTTGYFWHFTDLHLDRDYSTQGSQKLSCHRINKGPTGLRTVGPYGDFLCNTPKLLATSAFAAMERIKPDVDFILWTGDNMPHVKGITWSALYSQTDWVRAVLSRQALRHRALLVPALGNHDWVPANALDSEDAAHYRGFLNEAGFRRLLPVDGRSTFERGGYYSRSLSKNIRLVCINSALWYSVNKGQRPGPNDPQMAWLKEELHDAQRLGQKVYISGHIGPGYFVRSIAGKAARPVLFDDINDEYQDLIAEYRDVVAGQFFGHQHSNSFALLSDRNGTPVSSVQLAGSVTPWGSSHPIYRAESVPTNPCVRLYTYRRTTGELLDYTVYYLDLEKANADALNQEEPQWELLYSARNDLGVPDLSTAAMVDLAQRIASSPDLLSRYIALSSSLKDSGPCGSVCRRTMLCAALASRPDSHAACLARKDSPRRLLRRTNRAEATMPAYLDATVLLLVMVTGVAFVVIVRRNRTMRLYVRF, encoded by the exons ATGCGTTTTTTGAATCAACGAATCAGGCCATACGTACATGACCAGCCCGCAATCGAAGAAGTTCCAGAAGGCAACACGACGG GCTACTTCTGGCACTTCACTGACCTTCATCTAGACAGGGACTACTCGACGCAGGGCTCTCAGAAGCTCTCGTGTCACCGCATCAATAAGGGTCCAACTGGCTTGAGGACCGTCGGTCCTTACGGAGACTTCCTATGCAACACGCCCAAACTACTGGCCACGTCCGCCTTCGCTGCCATGGAACGGATTAAGCCGGACGTAGATTTCATACTCTGGACAGG GGACAACATGCCCCACGTGAAGGGAATCACGTGGTCGGCCCTGTACAGCCAGACAGACTGGGTTCGAGCTGTGCTATCACGTCAAGCATTGCGACATCGCGCCCTGCTCGTGCCCGCCCTGGGAAACCACGACTGGGTTCCAGCGAACGCCTTGGATTCCGAAGACGCAGCGCACTACCGAGGCTTCCTCAACGAAGCCGGGTTCAGACGACTGCTTCCTGTAGATGGGCGAAGCACCTTCGAGCGCG GTGGCTACTACAGCCGGTCGCTGTCGAAGAATATTCGGCTGGTGTGCATCAACTCTGCTCTCTGGTACAGCGTCAACAAGGGCCAGCGTCCTGGACCCAATGATCCCCAGATGGCTTGGCTGAAGGAAGAACTGCACGACGCGCAGCGTCTAGGACAGAAG GTGTACATATCGGGACACATTGGCCCTGGCTACTTTGTCCGCTCTATCGCTGGCAAAGCCGCTCGCCCGGTGTTATTCGACGACATCAACGACGAGTACCAGGACCTGATCGCCGAGTACAGGGACGTCGTAGCCGGGCAGTTCTTCGGCCACCAACACAGCAACAGCTTCGCCCTTTTGTCCGATAGGAACG GCACACCGGTGAGCTCTGTCCAACTGGCTGGATCTGTCACGCCGTGGGGCAGCAGCCATCCGATCTACCGTGCCGAGTCGGTGCCTACCAATCCGTGCGTGCGACTCTACACATACCGACGCACCACCGGAGAGCTCCTCGACTACACTGTCTATTATCTAGACTTGGAAAAGGCCAATGCAGACGCCCTAAACCAG GAAGAGCCTCAGTGGGAGCTGCTGTACTCTGCGAGGAATGACCTGGGCGTACCTGACCTGAGCACGGCCGCTATGGTCGATCTGGCCCAACGAATCGCCAGTTCTCCGGACCTGCTGTCGCGCTACATCGCTCTCAGTTCGTCCCTCAAGGACTCCGGGCCGTGCGGCAGTGTCTGCCGGCGAACCATGTTGTGCGCCGCCCTGGCTTCGCGGCCTGATTCGCACGCCGCGTGTCTCGCCCGGAAGGACAGTCCCCGTCGACTACTTCGGAGGACGAACCGCGCCGAAGCCACTATGCCCGCGTATTTAGACGCGACAGTCCTCTTGTTAGTAATGGTCACCGGAGTCGCTTTTGTCGTGATAGTCAGAAGGAACAGAACGATGCGGTTATACGTGCGATTCTGA
- the LOC119163408 gene encoding acid sphingomyelinase-like phosphodiesterase 3b: MAKTFVSRQTTRLRRFIVGAAVRNTMAIRAALLLFFCVALVRLASTVYVTRAQDDVGYFWHVSDFHVDKDYTTRGSRDQACHLVANRTILDNIGAYGDFLCDAPKLLAQSAVEAMEQIHPATDFVLWTGDNLPHVSGVTWADMYNETRYIGELLWHWAQRHKSFVVPTLGNHDWVPANAMEAKNTTLYRGFLTRGGFNQLLPEDAWATFEQGGYYSQQLSNKIRLVCLNSVLWYSSNKGERPGPSDPQMAWLRDQLHDAQQRKQKVFISGHVGPGYYSRALVGHSASVVFFDDINERYQDMIAQYKDVVAGQFFGHQHMNAFVIISDKNGSPVSTMHLGGSVTPWGSKDPVYRTLSEPTNPCVRLYTYRRSTGELLDYSVYYLDLDKANAAAASQQQAKWEFLYSACKEFGLQDLSTASMVELAHRITSSPELLTRYINLSSALKDTGPCDAACRQTMLCAILGSRHDSHAACISQESKVHTLAVQMDEHGKSTTTVRDVLVGLTVSIVIVVGIVLVVRAKRARMMQGPRYGRFR; this comes from the exons ATGGCCAAAACATTTGTTAGTCGGCAAACAACTCGACTGCGACGGTTCATCGTCGGTGCCGCTGTGAGGAATACAATGGCAATCCGAGCCGCGCTGCTGCTGTTCTTCTGCGTCGCGTTGGTGCGGCTGGCGTCTACAGTGTACGTGACAAGAGCGCAAGACGATGTTG GCTACTTCTGGCATGTGTCTGACTTCCATGTGGACAAGGACTACACGACGAGAGGAAGTCGTGACCAGGCATGTCACCTTGTCGCGAACCGTACAATCTTGGACAACATTGGGGCCTATGGCGACTTCCTGTGTGATGCTCCGAAACTGCTGGCTCAGTCGGCTGTCGAGGCCATGGAACAGATACATCCGGCGACAGACTTTGTTCTGTGGACAGG TGACAACCTGCCTCACGTGAGTGGTGTCACTTGGGCCGACATGTACAACGAGACACGTTACATTGGAGAACTTCTCTGGCACTGGGCACAGCGGCACAAGTCATTCGTAGTGCCTACCTTAGGCAACCATGACTGGGTTCCGGCAAACGCTATGGAGGCCAAGAACACCACCCTCTACCGAGGTTTCCTTACCCGCGGTGGCTTCAACCAATTGCTCCCAGAGGATGCTTGGGCAACATTTGAACAAG GTGGCTACTACAGCCAACAGCTGTCGAACAAAATCCGTCTGGTGTGCCTCAACTCGGTTCTGTGGTACTCATCCAATAAGGGGGAGCGACCGGGACCCAGTGACCCTCAGATGGCCTGGCTGCGAGACCAGCTGCACGATGCTCAGCAACGGAAACAAAAG GTGTTCATCTCGGGCCACGTTGGACCGGGCTACTACAGCCGTGCCCTTGTTGGTCATTCTGCATCAGTGGTTTTCTTTGATGACATTAACGAGAGGTACCAGGACATGATTGCACAGTACAAGGATGTTGTGGCTGGGCAGTTCTTTGGCCACCAGCACATGAATGCTTTTGTCATCATTTCAGACAAGAATG GCTCGCCGGTCAGCACGATGCATTTGGGTGGATCAGTGACTCCGTGGGGCAGCAAGGACCCTGTCTACCGCACTCTCTCCGAGCCCACAAACCCCTGCGTGCGACTCTACACGTATCGCCGGTCCACCGGGGAACTTCTCGACTACAGCGTCTACTACCTCGACCTTGACAAGGCCAATGCAGCTGCTGCTTCTCAG CAACAGGCCAAGTGGGAGTTTCTGTACTCGGCATGTAAAGAGTTTGGGCTGCAGGACCTGAGCACGGCATCTATGGTGGAGTTGGCACACCGAATCACTAGCTCACCAGAACTGCTCACTCGGTACATCAACCTTAGCTCGGCACTCAAGGACACCGGCCCGTGTGACGCCGCCTGCCGCCAGACAATGCTCTGCGCCATCCTGGGATCCCGCCACGATTCTCACGCTGCCTGCATTTCCCAAGAAAGCAAAGTTCACACTCTTGCCGTGCAGATGGACGAACATGGCAAGAGCACCACGACGGTTCGCGACGTGCTTGTCGGCTTGACGGTGTCCATTGTGATTGTGGTTGGCATTGTGCTGGTGGTGCGTGCCAAAAGGGCACGCATGATGCAGGGACCCCGATACGGACGCTTCAGGTGA